In the Campylobacter lari genome, CTAAAAAAACTAATAATAAAGAATTTGGAGTAAGATTACTAAAACGCATTATTGCTGAAGAATTAGGAGAGAGATTGAGCGATGAGATTTTATTTGGAAAATTAAAAAATGGTGGAAAATTAAAACTCAAACTTTCCAAAAATGAGAAAATCGAATTTGTATTCTAAACTTTTAAAAAGCCCTGATGATGCGCCTGTTTTTATTAGTGAAAAACTAGAAGTAGATTTTATACCTCATGCTTATAGCTTAGGGCTTTTTCCATGGACTAGTAATCCTGTTACTTGGTGGTGCCCTTCTCCTAGAATGGTGCTTTTACCTGATGAAGTGCGCATACAAAAAAGCATAAAAAAAGCTTTAAAAACTTATGAAATAAGACTTGATTTTGATTTTAACTCGCTTATAAGTCATTGCGCAAAAAGAAAAAAAACTTGGATAAGTCAAGAATTTATACAAGTTTATACAAAGCTTTTTAAGCAAAATTTAGCTCATAGTGTCGAAGTTTATGAAAATGATGTTTTAATCGGCGGTTTATATGGACTTATAATAGGTAAAATATTTTTTGGCGAAAGCATGATAAGTCTTAAAAAAGATGCCTCAAAAGTAGCCCTAATAAGACTTTGTGAGTTTTTAAAACCATATGATTTTTTAATAGATTGTCAAGTACCTAACGAGCATTTAAAATTTATGGGTGCTAAAGAAATGACAAAAAAAGATTTTTTAAAAACACTAGAAAAAAAAGTTTCGCTTGAAAGTGGCTTTAAAAATTTCAAAAATTTACTATAAAAAGATATACTTATAGATAAACAAAATTGCATAAATATTTTGGAATGATTTTTGCTTTTAGTCTATAAAAGCTTTATTTTAAAGGAAAAACTATGATAAGCCCTTTTAAATCAAAAGAACTTATTGTTGATGCTTTAGCAGGAAGAAACCTAAGAAGTCAAATGATTAATTCTAACCTTGCAAATGTTGATACTCCTTTTTATAAAGCAAGAGATATAGAATTTGAAACTGCTTTAGTTAATAGAGCAAATGAAATTTTTAAAAAGAAAGATACTAAAGAGCTTGAATTAGCAAGTACAGATGCAAATCATCAAAAACCTTGGAAATTTCCAGATCCTAATAAATCAACTATTTATTTAAGAGATGGACATTTAGCAAGAAATGACGCAAACACAGTAGATCTTGATGTAGAAACTACTGAAATGAGTAAAAATACTATGATGATTACTGCTTTAGATGGTGTTTTAAGAAGACAAAGTAATATTTTTTCAGCCATCATAGACACAAGCTCTAAATTAGGCTAGGAGAAAAATAATGGCTTATTTAAGTGATTTTGATATTAGCGGATACGGACTTAGTGCTCAACGCTTTAGAATGAATGTAATTAGCTCAAATATAGCTAATGCAAACACTACCAGAACAGCAGAAGGTGGTCCGTATAGAAGAAGAGAAGTGATTTTTAAAGCAACTGATTTTAATGAATTGCTAAATAAACAAATTGCTAAAGATAATAATTTTTTAGAATATGAAAATCCTTTAAATGATCCAGCTTCACAAAAAGATGCAAAACCTGCTATAATGAGTGTAGTGGTTGATAAAGTTGTAAGAGATGATAAAGATTTTCGTATGAAATTTGATCCATCTCATCCAGATGCGAACGAACAAGGCTATGTTGCTTTTCCAAATATAAACCCGGTAATTGAAATGGCCGATTTAATAGAAGCAACAAGAGCTTACCAAGCAAATGTAAGTGCTTTTACAAGCACTAAAACTATAGCACAAAGTGCGATAGATTTACTAAGAGGTTAATAAATGAACACTATTAATGGTATAAATCAATTTAACAATATTAATAACAAAAACAATAACAATAACGCAAGTATAGGCGATGAGTTTTCAAATTTATTGAAAAATTCTATCAATGACCTTAACAAAACGCAAGAAACAGCTGAAGCTGCTATGGTAGACATTGCAACAGGTGAAGTAAAAGATTTACACCAAGCAGCAATCGCAATTAGCAAAGCTGAATCAAGTATGAAATTTATGCTTGAAGTTAGAAATAAGGCTATAAACGCATATAAAGAAATTTCAAGAACTCAAATTTAATATATGCTTTCAAACACCATTAGAAATAGAGTTTCAAAGGTAGCTTTTGCTTTTTGTATGGCTCTGTTTTTTATGGCCTTGTTTTTACTTTCTACTTTTTTTCTAACCTCAAAACGCCATATACCAAACACCCAAAAAGAGCAATATTTTTCCGCTCTTAGAGGTAATATCATCACAAGCGATAATTTTACAGTAACCTCTAGTAGACAAATTTATAGAGCTGAAATTGATCTAAGAAGTTTAAATCCTGATAAAAAAGATTTATTTTTAACACTTTTTCAGATTTATAGTGGCGCAAGCGATGAGCAAATGCAAGATATCAAAAAAAGAATGCTTGTGAAGAAAAAAAGAAGCTATAGTTTTATTTTGCTCCAAGATATTAATTCAAAAGATGCAAGCTATTTAAAAGAATTAGCCAAAAAACTTTATACTCAAGGATTTTTTAAGTCTTTTACAAATAGTAATGGCAGGGTTGAAACAAGAGGGCTTGATATTATAGAACACAAAGAAGATCGTGTGTATATGCCAAAAGATTCTCTTACTCCAATCATAGGTTATACAAGAGCTTATATGGATGAGCAAAGTGAAATTTTTAAAAATGTAGGTATAAAAGGTTTAGAAAAATACTACAACGAATGTTTAAATCCTTTACAAAATGCAAAAATTCAAGGCTTAAGAGATATAGGTGGTAATATTATATTGAATTCGCACTCTTATGAAAAGCGGAAAATAGATGGTTGTAATTTATACTTAAATATTTCACTAAAACTTCAAAAAGGTTTAGAAAAAGCTATTGATAAAAGAAATGAAGATCTAAAAGCGAATGAAATTATAGTTGCGATTATGGAAAGTAAAAGTGGGAAAATTTTAGCCCTTGCTAGTTCAAGAAGGTATGATCCACAAAATCGTGGAAAAGATCTTTCTGTGCTTAATGCAAGTGCAATAGAATATGGCTATGAAGCAGGTTCTGTTATAAAACCTTTTATATTTACCACTGCTTTAATGCTT is a window encoding:
- the fliE gene encoding flagellar hook-basal body complex protein FliE — protein: MNTINGINQFNNINNKNNNNNASIGDEFSNLLKNSINDLNKTQETAEAAMVDIATGEVKDLHQAAIAISKAESSMKFMLEVRNKAINAYKEISRTQI
- the aat gene encoding leucyl/phenylalanyl-tRNA--protein transferase; the protein is MRKSNLYSKLLKSPDDAPVFISEKLEVDFIPHAYSLGLFPWTSNPVTWWCPSPRMVLLPDEVRIQKSIKKALKTYEIRLDFDFNSLISHCAKRKKTWISQEFIQVYTKLFKQNLAHSVEVYENDVLIGGLYGLIIGKIFFGESMISLKKDASKVALIRLCEFLKPYDFLIDCQVPNEHLKFMGAKEMTKKDFLKTLEKKVSLESGFKNFKNLL
- a CDS encoding peptidoglycan D,D-transpeptidase FtsI family protein, coding for MLSNTIRNRVSKVAFAFCMALFFMALFLLSTFFLTSKRHIPNTQKEQYFSALRGNIITSDNFTVTSSRQIYRAEIDLRSLNPDKKDLFLTLFQIYSGASDEQMQDIKKRMLVKKKRSYSFILLQDINSKDASYLKELAKKLYTQGFFKSFTNSNGRVETRGLDIIEHKEDRVYMPKDSLTPIIGYTRAYMDEQSEIFKNVGIKGLEKYYNECLNPLQNAKIQGLRDIGGNIILNSHSYEKRKIDGCNLYLNISLKLQKGLEKAIDKRNEDLKANEIIVAIMESKSGKILALASSRRYDPQNRGKDLSVLNASAIEYGYEAGSVIKPFIFTTALMLDKIKVNEIINTQGGQYKLGRFTIRDDHRKDKMSMEEVITYSSNVGMIKIAQRLSNLEIISGLRIFRFGEKSGIDLPYEQKGEIPNPKRLREVEKSVLSYGYGLKTTFMQLLAAYNVFNNDGIYITPQIANKIYQDGRLIKLDDEVKKEKILSSKAAKEMQQILINVIEKGTGKKAQTQGIIIGGKTGTARIAERKGYTSNRYNASFFGFANDEKNNYTIGVLVRNPTKAYSYYAAQSALPMFKDTVNLMIKESYLKPNQQGLINGN
- the flgC gene encoding flagellar basal body rod protein FlgC — encoded protein: MAYLSDFDISGYGLSAQRFRMNVISSNIANANTTRTAEGGPYRRREVIFKATDFNELLNKQIAKDNNFLEYENPLNDPASQKDAKPAIMSVVVDKVVRDDKDFRMKFDPSHPDANEQGYVAFPNINPVIEMADLIEATRAYQANVSAFTSTKTIAQSAIDLLRG
- the flgB gene encoding flagellar basal body rod protein FlgB, which translates into the protein MISPFKSKELIVDALAGRNLRSQMINSNLANVDTPFYKARDIEFETALVNRANEIFKKKDTKELELASTDANHQKPWKFPDPNKSTIYLRDGHLARNDANTVDLDVETTEMSKNTMMITALDGVLRRQSNIFSAIIDTSSKLG